Within the Gracilinema caldarium DSM 7334 genome, the region TCCATAAAATATACCCGTTTCGTATTGGCTTTTTTTGCATTCACTGCCAATTCCCGTAAGCAATAGGAGAGGTAGTCTTTTAATTGTGCTTGTCCAAGTTCTTTTAAAAATGTTTCAAGGACCTCTTCAATATATACTTCAATTTCATGGGGGAGGGTGTAGCTGGTAATGGTGAGAGGAATCCCAGAATTGATGGCCTTTTTAATTCTCGATACGTCAACAACTAATTCCTGTGCTGTAGCCATACTTTATTCCTTATAAAAAAGAAGAAAAGATATTTTAAATTATAGCATTTTACTAAATCCTTCTGCAAGTTTTTTTATAAAGACCTGTACAAATTTAAAGAGATTATGATCTTCATTATGTTTCATATCGTTTTATAATTGTCGCCATCCGTTTGAGTTCTCGGGAAACGATTCCATTGATAGAATCGGGCGGGAAATTACCATCCTCATCTGCTTTTCCAGCAGGTTTTTCCATAAACACTTCTAAGGCTTCATCAATCGTATTGACCGCGTAGAGGTGGAATAGGCCAGCCTTAATATCATTCTGAACCGAAGTATTTAAGATAAGATTGTTAATGTTTCTTCGTGGTATAACAACTCCTTGGGTTCCGGTAAGTCCTCGTTTCGAACAAATAGTGTGAAACCCTTCGATTTTTTCAGAAATGCCACCGACAGGCTGCATATCGCCAAGTTGGTTCACACTGCCGGTTATAGCTAAGTCCTGCCGCAGGGGGATGTCGGAAATGGCAGAAATTATGGCACAAAGCTGTGCGGCTGTAGCAGAATCTCCATCGATGGGGGTATACATCTGTTCAAAGCAAAGGCTGGCGGTTATGGAGAGTGGAAAGGTTCGTGCGTATCGGGAACGGAGATAGCCTGAGAGGATGAGTACGGCCTTGTCAAAAATTTCACCGGAAAGTCCCGATTCTCCTTCAATATTAATGACCCCACCATCGCCTGGGGCTACCTGGGCAGAGACGACGACGGGAATTCCATAGGCATAGTAACCGCGGTCATGGACTGCAAGCCCATTAATTTTGCCAACAGCAGTACCAGTAAATTGTATAATAATTTCATCCGACAAAATCATTGATTGGATGGTCTCTTCCGGAAGACGATGTAAATAGGCCCGCAATTCGAGGGTTTTTTGGATTACTTCTGCAGAAATTGCTGAAAATTGATGTTCCCGCGCATACCAGGTTGCTTCCCTGAGCAGATCGACCACGAGAGAAAACCGGGTACTGAGTTTTTGGCGATGTTCTGCATCCCGAACACTCCACTCAAGTACAGCCGATACTCCTGATGGATCCAGGGGTAATAGTTGTTCTTCCTGAACAATTTTATGCAGGAATGCGGCGTAGCGTTGCATGGAATGCTCATTTCTATTCATAGTGGAATCGAATTCCGCACAGACTTTAAACAGTTTCTGAAAATCGGGATCGGTTTGATACATGATATCGTAGGTAGATTCTTCGCCGATTAATACAACTTTTACATATAGTTCAATCGGTTCAGGTTTAATGATGAGGGGGCTTGCGATTGGATTGGGGGGACACTGAATTTCGACGATACCGGTTTGTAAAACCCGTTTCAGGTAAGGCCAGGCTTCCTCGTCTTGAATGATGTCCTCGGCTCGCAGAACTAGTATACCGCCAGCGGCTTTGATAAGACTTCCAGCCCTAATCCGTAGGTAAGCCGAGCGGAGTTCTTCGGTAACCGAGCCTGGAGGTTCAATGGTACCGACCAGATTGATGAGAGTAGGGCGGTTTTCAAAAATGACCGGCGCGGTGGTTAATCCTGCTCGATCAACGAGGATATTGACACCGTAACGGATCAGCGCAGAGGGATGGTTATGACTACGCTGTGCTTCTTTTTCGAGTCGTTCTGGATAAAAGAGGGGAATATGCCCCATAATGTCATCTTCCATCGATTTGAGCCAGGATGTAATTGATTCATAGGGAAAATCCTGTGCTAAAGCCTCAATAAGCTGATGAATTTCCGGATGTAACATTGCCTTTGAAAGTTCGTGAACCTTTCTGTCCAGATCCATCCGTTCCCGTTTGAGCGTATCAAAAAGGCTCTTCATTTTATCGATCAGGGCATAATAGGTTTCGCGGAGTGTATTCCATTCCTCAGGAGATAGGGTTCCGCTTGCAACCTGGGATTGCAGGTCTTCAAAGGAGACTGGTATTCCGTTACGGATAGGTACGAGATCAGTACTTTGGGATTCTCCTTCATTAATTTGAACGATTTGAAAACCCTGTTGTGCCGCTTCTGCTTCAAAGGAACTTAAGATCTTATTTTCCTGCTGTTCTAAAGTAGCCACAAGATTGCTTTTTTTTAATTTAAAGGCTTCACTTTCCCGGTGTAAGCGAACAAGGTGTTTAACTTCTTCAATTAGATCATGAAGGCGTTGTTTAAACAGACGGCCAGTGTCTGCGGGAACTTGAATAATATGGGGTTCAGTGGGATTAGTATAATTGGGAACATAGAGAAAATCTTGCAGAGTAGCACTGGATGCACTATAGTTTTGAAGTGCCTTTAAGAGGGCTGTTCTTCTGCCGGTTCCAGGAGCTCCCTGAATATAGATATTATAGCCCTTTGCCTGTATTCCTAAACCTAAAGACAGGGCTTTCATGGCACGGCTCTGGCCGATAATGGTTGCATCGGACTCAGTGGTTTCTGTTAATAAAGGGGCTGGGATGCTGAAAAATACTTGTTCTGAAGATAATCTATAATCCTTGATGTTCACAATTCTTGCTCCTTATAGTAAACTATGAATTGTTGATTGAGAGAAATCAAGGGTTTTGGTTTTGGAGGGTTTATGATTGCGGCAGATGATGTAAATGGTAAGATTCTGTATCAGGATGCAGACCATATGTTTATCTGGCTTGGTGCCGATCCAGAAAGTTCGTCTGGGGTTGTGCAGACCAATCAATATTTAATAATAGATAAGGGGCGGGGCGTTTTGCTTGATCCTGGTGGCATTCACCTCTTTGCACGAGTCGTGGCTGTCGCGAGTCGTTATATCTCCCTGGATAAGATAGATACCATATTCTTTTCTCATCAGGATCCTGATGTTTCTTCGGGTATCGCTCTCTGGCTTGGGGTAACCCCGGCTAAAATATACGTGAGTTCCCTCTGGCTGCGATTTTTGCCCCATTTTGGTATTGTCGATCAAAACCGGATGGTAGGCATCGAAGAATTTGGTTCAAATATAAAATTAGGATCGGGAACCATTTTGCGCTTTTTACCAGCTCATTTTTTACATTCTACGGGCAACTTTTCAGTTTTTGATGAACGAGCACGAATTCTCTTTTCTGGAGACATTGGAGCCGCTGTATTCCCTGCAGGTAAAGAACAGCTCTTCATTGATGATTTTTCTGCGGTCTTGCCCTATGTTGAACCCTTTCATAAACGTTATATGGCATCTAATAAAGCTACCTCCCTATGGGTTCGCCAAGCACGAGATCTAAAGCCTCAGCTGATTGCGGCTCAGCATGGTGGTGTGTATCGAGGGGATGCGGTTACCACCTTTTTAGATTGGCTTGGAAAACTATCCTGTGGGATTGATATCATCGAATCAATCTACAAGTAAGGCAAAGGGGCTACCATGAGTGATAGTATGACTTCATTTGATAATAGTTCTTTAGCAATTAAAAAATTTGTTAAGGGTTACAATAAGAGTATTGTTTTAAATACAGTTACCCTTCGTTCTCTCGATATCATCGGGTTTAATCTAGAACGGATTGGGTCCAGTCTTTCTTCTATTGTTGCAGCCTTTGAGGAAATACGGGCTACGAGCCAAAATACATCCCAAAATGCTGACAAGATCGATACTATGATGGATGGCATTTTATCCAAAAATGCAAGTACGGGAACTGAAATAACTCAGCGGGTTCAGGATATTAATCAGGCGGTGGAGGGGACCGCAAGACTTTCTTCTCTCTTTGCAGATTTAGCTGAAAAAGCGAAGAGTATTGCTTCAGTAACGGGGTCTATACAGGATGTTTCTGACAGAACGAATATTCTAGCGATAAATGCTTCGATAGAAGCGGCGCGAGCTGGTGCTGTTGGAAAGGGATTTCGTATTATCGCTAATGAGGTTCGTACATTGGCAGGGCAAACAGGAGAATTTGCGAAAACAATTGAGACCACTATCAGTGATTTTGAGTCTATCGTTGGGCAAATTACGAATGAGTTACAGGGCTTTACCAAGGTTCTTGAGTCTTTTAAACAATCCTTTGGAACGGTACTTGATAGTTTTCAAACCAATGCAAAAGCGATTGATGAAGCCGGTGCTTTCTTAAACCAGATTTCCGGTTCGATCAGAGAAGAAACAACAGCCTTAACCGATGGTTTAAGTTCCCTTGAACAAATCTCCACCTCACTGAACGATACTAATGTTGTTTTTGCAGCCCTATTGAAGACCTATGGAAATTTGGATACCCTTTTGGATAAGGAAGGGAATCGTTAGTGTCTGATTTAGTCTTGTTACTATGGTTGCTTTTGGGTTTGGTCGGATTAGAGCTGGTCCGTCCTTTTTTTAAAAGCATCCGAGATGTAACTGGAATTATTCTTTTCCCTCTTTTAGTGTTTGTTCTGCTTCTTGTTGGCCAGTACGTATATGGATTTAGGCCCGAACTTGTTCCTTTTGAGCTTTTTATTTTTTTTCTTACTCTTTTTCGTATACCTAAATTAGTCTCTCTTTTACAAAGACTCCGTATCGATGATGATAAAAGACCTTCGATAATTGCCTGTTTAATCGGAATTGTGCTATTAGCAATAACAGGCACCATAGGGATTAGGTTTTCTCCAACTCAAGACTATCTTGCGAGCCGCAATAAGGGTGGTTATGAAACATCAGTTGTAAAAAATACTGACACAGAAGAAGAATATTTTATCAGAACGTACCGGCAGTTTTCAGAAAATACTCGTGGAACTATTTTCATGATTCCTCCGATTAGTGGATCTGTAGAAGTTGTAGATTCAATTTGTTCACTGTTATATTCCAATGGTTTCACAGTAATTACTTTTTCACAGCCAGGTTTAGATGTACCGGCATATGATATACGTAATAAACCGATAGTACCCTCAATTACAAATATAGCTAATTATTTTGTAAGTTTTATTGCTGGTGTACAATATAAGACACCAAATCAGTATGCTAGAGCCTTGGAAGCAAAACGGAAGCAGGCTATTGAATATTTGGTCGCCCATTTAGAATACCCAGGACCGCTTTATCTGGTTGCTTATGGTGCCGGAGGGGCAGCTGCTATCATGTATGTAGCTCAACATGATGATAGTCCTGTTGTTGGTCTGATCAATATAGAAGGGCCGCTGTATTCGGTTCTTGATTTTAAAGATGGTGATGCAAGTACAGGATTCAAGAATTTAATCCAAAAAGTAATTCCCCAGTCCCAAAAACATATAGGTGCTGTTCCAGAACTTACAAAACCCCTTTTAGTTTTAGTGTCAGACTCAGTAAAAGTCTCTGAACAACGTGATGGTCGATATGCATCCCTTGTTCGGATAATTCATCAAGCCAAAGCCCCTGCATTACTCGTAGCATTAACCGGAGCAGGCCCCTTTGACTATTCTGATGTAACTATTCAATATCCCATCTATTCTGCTATGTTAGGCGGTAAAGGAAATAGGGTGCAGAGTGTGGGTTACTATGTCGAATCAACAGCGGCGCTTATTCATAATTTTATTTATAGTTTAGAAAAAAGGGATACTGATTCCAATTGCAAAGAAGAAGCCGCTTGTTCACTGCTTCCTGTATCGGGAGATGTATATGTTGAGTATAATGGTTATTTGCCGCATTATAATCCACAGGAGGTTTCTGGGAAATGACTACGAAACAACTTGATAGTTACTTTCGTTCTTTTTTAGATATTGACGGATTTTTACGAACCGATGATTCTTTAAATGGTTTGCAGGTAGATAATGATGGTCGTAACATTACTAAAGTAGCTTTTGCAGTAGATGCTTGTTTTGAATCAATAACCCTCGCTGCACAGCGCGGTGTGGGTATGCTTTTTGTGCATCATGGTCTCTTTTGGGGCAAACCGGCTCCTATTACCGGTATAATGAGAGAACGCTTACAGGTTCTCCTTTCACATAACATAGCGCTCTATGCTGTCCATTTACCTTTGGATCAGCATCCGGTAGTTGGAAATAATGCGGGTCTAGCTGATCTGCTTGGTCTTGAACAGCGTGAACCCTTTGGTGACTATCATCAACATAAAATTGGTTATAAGGGGATTTTACCAAAACCGATTTCTATAGATGAGGCAGTAAAACGGATCAGTTTTATGGGTCGGCCACCTCTCGGGGTGTATCCATTCGGTACAAAGGAAATTCGTTCCGTTGCCATCGTTTCTGGTGGTGCGGCGATGGAAGCTTTTCAGGCAATTGATGAACAGGTGGACCTTTACATTACCGGTGAAATGTCTCATTCGGTGTATCATTATGCGGTAGAAGGTGCATTGAATATGATTGCTGGAGGGCATTATTCAACAGAGGTGTGGGGTGTTCGCCGGGTTATGGAAAAATTAGCAAATGAATATAATTTAGAGGTTGAATTCCTCGATATTCCTACAGGTCTGTAAGCAGTTGTATTAGCCATATGGAGTAATTTAGATGAAGTATAAACAAAAATTATTTCCTTTTATACTAACGTTTTGTATTGTGGTTGTGGATCAATTATCTAAAGCATTTATTGTATCCCGTTGGCCTCGAGAAGGGACTTTTATTAAAGATGTATTTGGTAACGATTTATTATGGATTATCCATGTTCGCAACAAAGCAATAGCTTTTAGTCTTGGAGATGGTTTGCCGGATCAGGTACGGGTATTACTGTTTATTATGGTACCCATTGTAGTATTAGGTGTTTTACTCGTCTATTATTTTAAGACAGATGAGTTTACAACCCTTCAACGCTGGGTTGTAGCGGGTATCATCGGGGGAGGTTTAGGTAACCTTATTGACAGAATTTGGCGTCCCGATGGGGTAGTGGATTTTATCAGTGTAAATGTGTATGGCTTTCTTGGCTTTGCTCGATGGCCGACTTTTAACATTGCTGATTCTTCAGTGGTTATCTGTGGCATTCTACTTGTGATAAGCATCCTGTTTGTTGCTAAAAATACACATAAGGAGTGATTGTGAATAAAAAAGCAAATACTATTGTTTTTATGTTAGTTGCTACTCTATTTAATGTGGTAATAACTGTTGTATCTTTTGTGGTATTACTCGTATTGTATGGAAGGATTTTGGCTCCGTTGCTTCCCCAGGAAACTGCGGCTATTGGGCTCCCTATTGTTTTTATTGCTGCTATACTGCTTTCTTTTGTGATTTACCGTTATGCCCTTAAGGCATTTACCAAGCGGTTTGAGGTTGAAAAATACTTCGATCCTCTAATAAAGAGTCGTCGTTCACCTAAAAGAGATTAGTGACTGAAAGCTTTTGATATTGTTGAGTTTTAAAGGTAAGAAGAATTAATAGCCATCTGAAAGGGACCGGTTAATATCCCGTTGATAAAGCTCCTGGTAGACATAACTGCGTCCCCTGAGTTTATCTTTAATTGACTGAGAAAATGGAATATACCGCCAGAAGATACCCCTGACTTCCTTATCTAATTTTTGGATACCTTCGCTTTCTTTTGTCATCCATAATATATAGTCCTGAATGAAGTACTCCTTTACGTCGCCTTTTAATTTTTTTGATGTAAACCATTGGTAATAATTACCGGTGATACCTTCTTCCATCCAGTAATAAGAAGCTTTTTCTTTAGCATTCTGCCAGCGTAAATCCCCTACGGCAGAGAGAATGGCGAGGTTTAGGTTCTTCGGATAAAGAGGAATGGCAATACGGCCACGGCTAGTGGCTCTATTAAAGCGATCAAAGGGTTCCCAACAAATACCAAATTCTCCGTATGAAGGAACCAGAATTACATAGGGAACAATTCGGTTCAGTTTATTTTTATAAACCCGGCAAAAAGCTTCGGGGTCTATACTTTCTATCCAGGCAAGTTGCTTAATCACATTTTCACGGGTAGCTATTTCATTAGGTCCGCAGTGAAAATATTCCTTAACAAGAATGGGAAAGTGATTTCCCTGGCGGCCAATCGTTAATTTAACCATTTGGCGGACACTGTCGAATTCGGTGTCGATAGCTTTGATGTCAACTGCAACGTCTGCTCCTGCTTCCCGGACCTTGTCTTCCAGAATTTGTACATCCGCCTGGGCTTGGGAAAATTCTTTGAGTAATGAATCGAGCTCCCGATCTGCCTTGGCCATATTTTTAAGAAGCTCCTGAATTTCGGAAAAAGCCCGTTTTTGAACCTCGTTATATACTGATTGAAGATCAGGGAAACCGGGAATTGGACTGTGTTGGGCAATGATTTGCACTGCATTAACGAGGGCTTTTTCGTAACTGGCTCGTTCATCACTTTTTGCTTTTAATAGATTCCGTGCCGCATCTCGCCGTCCTTCGGCTTTTTCCAGAAGCTGTTTTAATCTGGTCGCTTCATTATTTTTAGCCACCCGTACCTCATCGGTGGTGGAGTTTTTAATAACACCAGTCCCAATAGCTTTAAACCATTCATCAAGATAATAGATAGGCTGGTTTAATTCATTATCTACAATAATTTTTGAGAAGAGTTCCTTATCCTCAGGTGTTAAAAGACCGGGATGGAGAATCCCATAGCGGAGAAGGAATTTTTTATTATCCGGGATTTTTCCAGGGGTTTTCCGGGCAATTCCAAGAAGAAAATCCCAGTAGGCTGTAGTAAGTTGTTGCCGGTATACACCACGATCTTTTGGGTCTTTCGTTGTTAGAAATTTCTGTAAAATCGTATGTACCCGTTGAGCAATATCTCCCTCTCCGGAAAGTGCCTTTTTATAATAATCGGGATCAGAAAATACAGTGAGGGGAATAGTTGCAAAGGGCTTGGTTATTTCTGGAAAGGTATTTTGGGTTAGATCTACTTCAATTCCGTTAGGAGTCTCAATATCTTCCGTACCGAACAGATCTTTATAATTAGGAGTTGTGTTCGACTCTGAAGGTCCTGCTTGGGATGTTGAAACTCCCAAAAGAGCTGCGAGGTCCGGATCGATATCACCCTGAAACATATTATTATTCATGGAATTCAGTTATGGAAGGATGTATTTGGAGGTGAGGGGAATTGAACCCCTGACCTTTTGAATGCCATTCAAACGCTCTAGCCAACTGAGCTACACCCCCAAAAGGTTGACTGGAATATAGCTAATGGAACCAATCCTGTCAAGTAGGTTGATTCCAGCTACCGACAAATTACAGGCCCTATCCTGTTATGATGCTATATCGTAGTATAGGACATATCTGAATCATGGTAAAGGTTTATTATGATAATTAGTGTGTCTCGGCGGTCAGATGTTCCCCGCTTTTATTGGGATTGGTTTTTAGGTGAACTTGAACGGGGTGAAACAGTCGTTGTTAATCCTTTTAACACACGACAGGTTAAAAAAGTATCGCTCTTGTCTCAGGATGTGGATGGTTTTGTTTTTTGGACCCGAGAGCCCTATCGAATAAGAGAATCCGCAGGAATGTTATTAGAAAGGGGTTATCAGTTCTATGTTATGGTGAGTCTGACCGGGTATCCTGCGATTTTTGAACCTCAGGCTCCTCCTTTAGACCGAATTATCGATGACCTACATCGTTTGAGTGCCTGTATTGGTTCTGAACGAGTTTTCTGGCGTTATGATCCTATATTGCTGAGTTCTCTCACCTCCGAGCATTATCATGTTGAGCAG harbors:
- a CDS encoding ATP-binding protein yields the protein MNIKDYRLSSEQVFFSIPAPLLTETTESDATIIGQSRAMKALSLGLGIQAKGYNIYIQGAPGTGRRTALLKALQNYSASSATLQDFLYVPNYTNPTEPHIIQVPADTGRLFKQRLHDLIEEVKHLVRLHRESEAFKLKKSNLVATLEQQENKILSSFEAEAAQQGFQIVQINEGESQSTDLVPIRNGIPVSFEDLQSQVASGTLSPEEWNTLRETYYALIDKMKSLFDTLKRERMDLDRKVHELSKAMLHPEIHQLIEALAQDFPYESITSWLKSMEDDIMGHIPLFYPERLEKEAQRSHNHPSALIRYGVNILVDRAGLTTAPVIFENRPTLINLVGTIEPPGSVTEELRSAYLRIRAGSLIKAAGGILVLRAEDIIQDEEAWPYLKRVLQTGIVEIQCPPNPIASPLIIKPEPIELYVKVVLIGEESTYDIMYQTDPDFQKLFKVCAEFDSTMNRNEHSMQRYAAFLHKIVQEEQLLPLDPSGVSAVLEWSVRDAEHRQKLSTRFSLVVDLLREATWYAREHQFSAISAEVIQKTLELRAYLHRLPEETIQSMILSDEIIIQFTGTAVGKINGLAVHDRGYYAYGIPVVVSAQVAPGDGGVINIEGESGLSGEIFDKAVLILSGYLRSRYARTFPLSITASLCFEQMYTPIDGDSATAAQLCAIISAISDIPLRQDLAITGSVNQLGDMQPVGGISEKIEGFHTICSKRGLTGTQGVVIPRRNINNLILNTSVQNDIKAGLFHLYAVNTIDEALEVFMEKPAGKADEDGNFPPDSINGIVSRELKRMATIIKRYET
- a CDS encoding MBL fold metallo-hydrolase, which codes for MIAADDVNGKILYQDADHMFIWLGADPESSSGVVQTNQYLIIDKGRGVLLDPGGIHLFARVVAVASRYISLDKIDTIFFSHQDPDVSSGIALWLGVTPAKIYVSSLWLRFLPHFGIVDQNRMVGIEEFGSNIKLGSGTILRFLPAHFLHSTGNFSVFDERARILFSGDIGAAVFPAGKEQLFIDDFSAVLPYVEPFHKRYMASNKATSLWVRQARDLKPQLIAAQHGGVYRGDAVTTFLDWLGKLSCGIDIIESIYK
- a CDS encoding methyl-accepting chemotaxis protein produces the protein MSDSMTSFDNSSLAIKKFVKGYNKSIVLNTVTLRSLDIIGFNLERIGSSLSSIVAAFEEIRATSQNTSQNADKIDTMMDGILSKNASTGTEITQRVQDINQAVEGTARLSSLFADLAEKAKSIASVTGSIQDVSDRTNILAINASIEAARAGAVGKGFRIIANEVRTLAGQTGEFAKTIETTISDFESIVGQITNELQGFTKVLESFKQSFGTVLDSFQTNAKAIDEAGAFLNQISGSIREETTALTDGLSSLEQISTSLNDTNVVFAALLKTYGNLDTLLDKEGNR
- a CDS encoding Nif3-like dinuclear metal center hexameric protein, whose protein sequence is MTTKQLDSYFRSFLDIDGFLRTDDSLNGLQVDNDGRNITKVAFAVDACFESITLAAQRGVGMLFVHHGLFWGKPAPITGIMRERLQVLLSHNIALYAVHLPLDQHPVVGNNAGLADLLGLEQREPFGDYHQHKIGYKGILPKPISIDEAVKRISFMGRPPLGVYPFGTKEIRSVAIVSGGAAMEAFQAIDEQVDLYITGEMSHSVYHYAVEGALNMIAGGHYSTEVWGVRRVMEKLANEYNLEVEFLDIPTGL
- the lspA gene encoding signal peptidase II codes for the protein MKYKQKLFPFILTFCIVVVDQLSKAFIVSRWPREGTFIKDVFGNDLLWIIHVRNKAIAFSLGDGLPDQVRVLLFIMVPIVVLGVLLVYYFKTDEFTTLQRWVVAGIIGGGLGNLIDRIWRPDGVVDFISVNVYGFLGFARWPTFNIADSSVVICGILLVISILFVAKNTHKE